Proteins from a single region of Rhinolophus sinicus isolate RSC01 linkage group LG13, ASM3656204v1, whole genome shotgun sequence:
- the TPD52L2 gene encoding tumor protein D54 isoform X4, which yields MDSAGQDINLNSPNKGLLSDSMTDVPVDTAVAAQTPAVEGLTEAEEEELRAELTKVEEEIVTLRQVLAAKERHCGELKRKLGLSTLEGLRHNLSRSWHDVQVSNAYVKTSEKLGEWNEKMTQSDLYKKTQETLSQAGQRTSAALSTVGSAISRKLGDMRARPFSHSFSSSSAIRHSISMPAMRSSAAFKSFEDRVGTIKL from the exons ATGGACTCTGCTGGCCAAG ATATCAACCTGAATTCTCCTAACAAAGGCCTGCTGTCCGACTCCATGACAGATGTCCCTGTTGACACTGCAGTGGCTGCCCAGACTCCTGCCGTGGAGGGGCTGACGGAGGCCGAGGAGGAGGAGCTCAGGGCCGAGCTCACCAAG GTGGAAGAGGAGATCGTCACTCTGCGCCAGGTCCTGGCAGCTAAGGAGAGGCACTGTGGGGAGCTGAAGCGGAAGCTGGGCCTCTCCACCCTGGAGGGCCTGAGGCACAACCTGTCCCGCAGCTGGCATGACGTGCAGGTCTCTAACGC CTATGTGAAAACTTCTGAGAAACTTGGAGAGTGGAATGAGAAAATGACCCAGTCAGACCT CTACAAGAAGACTCAGGAGACGCTGTCTCAGGCGGGGCAGAGGACGTCAGCTGCCTTGTCCACCGTGGGCTCTGCCATCAGCAGGAAGCTTGGAGACATGAG GGCTCGTCCGTTCTCGCACTCCTTTAG CAGCAGCTCCGCCATCCGCCACTCGATAAGTATGCCGGCCATGAG
- the TPD52L2 gene encoding tumor protein D54 isoform X5, translated as MDSAGQDINLNSPNKGLLSDSMTDVPVDTAVAAQTPAVEGLTEAEEEELRAELTKVEEEIVTLRQVLAAKERHCGELKRKLGLSTLEGLRHNLSRSWHDVQVSNAYVKTSEKLGEWNEKMTQSDLYKKTQETLSQAGQRTSAALSTVGSAISRKLGDMRARPFSHSFSSSAIRHSISMPAMRSSAAFKSFEDRVGTIKL; from the exons ATGGACTCTGCTGGCCAAG ATATCAACCTGAATTCTCCTAACAAAGGCCTGCTGTCCGACTCCATGACAGATGTCCCTGTTGACACTGCAGTGGCTGCCCAGACTCCTGCCGTGGAGGGGCTGACGGAGGCCGAGGAGGAGGAGCTCAGGGCCGAGCTCACCAAG GTGGAAGAGGAGATCGTCACTCTGCGCCAGGTCCTGGCAGCTAAGGAGAGGCACTGTGGGGAGCTGAAGCGGAAGCTGGGCCTCTCCACCCTGGAGGGCCTGAGGCACAACCTGTCCCGCAGCTGGCATGACGTGCAGGTCTCTAACGC CTATGTGAAAACTTCTGAGAAACTTGGAGAGTGGAATGAGAAAATGACCCAGTCAGACCT CTACAAGAAGACTCAGGAGACGCTGTCTCAGGCGGGGCAGAGGACGTCAGCTGCCTTGTCCACCGTGGGCTCTGCCATCAGCAGGAAGCTTGGAGACATGAG GGCTCGTCCGTTCTCGCACTCCTTTAG CAGCTCCGCCATCCGCCACTCGATAAGTATGCCGGCCATGAG
- the ABHD16B gene encoding ABHD16B, whose amino-acid sequence MCVVCFVKALVHVFKIYLTANYTYNFRSWPVDFRWDDVRAAGRGGSAYGALTCAAAAAGVWLLQGAALGGDAPGRPMRGARSQALCLLQQIRELPGQLASYALAHSLGRWLVYPGSMFLMTRALLPLLQQGQERLVERYLGRRAKLVACDGNEIDTMFMDRRQHPGSSGRGLRLVICCEGNAGFYEMGCLSAPLEAGYSVLGWNHPGFGGSTGEPFPQHDANAMDVVVKYALHRLHFPPAHVVVYGWSIGGFTATWATMTYPELGALVLDATFDDLVPLAVKVMPHSWKGLVVRTVREHFNLNVAEQLCRYPGPVLLLRRTQDDVVSTSGHLRPLPSGDVESNRGNELLLRLLQHRYPAVMAREGLAIVTRWLRAGSLAQEAAFYARYRVDDEWCLELLRSYRASCEDKQEDEEAWGPHGLAFPWLVGQGLSPRRRRQLALFLARKHLKNVEATHCSPLEPEDFQLPWTL is encoded by the coding sequence ATGTGTGTCGTCTGCTTCGTGAAGGCGCTGGTGCACGTGTTCAAGATCTACCTGACCGCCAATTACACCTACAACTTCCGCAGCTGGCCGGTGGACTTCCGCTGGGATGACGTGCGCGCCGCCGGACGGGGTGGCAGCGCTTACGGCGCGCTAACATGCGCAGCGGCCGCAGCCGGTGTGTGGCTGCTACAGGGAGCGGCGCTGGGTGGGGACGCGCCTGGGAGGCCCATGCGGGGGGCGCGCAGCCAGGCGCTCTGCCTCCTGCAGCAGATCCGCGAGCTGCCGGGCCAGCTTGCCAGCTACGCACTGGCCCACTCCCTGGGCCGCTGGCTCGTGTACCCCGGCTCCATGTTCCTGATGACGCGCGCGCTGCTGCCGCTTCTGCAGCAGGGCCAAGAGCGCCTCGTGGAGCGCTACCTCGGCCGGCGCGCCAAGCTGGTGGCCTGTGACGGCAACGAGATCgacaccatgttcatggatcgCCGGCAGCACCCGGGCAGCAGCGGCCGCGGCCTGCGCCTGGTCATCTGCTGCGAAGGCAACGCCGGCTTCTACGAGATGGGATGCCTGTCCGCGCCGCTAGAAGCCGGCTACTCGGTGCTGGGCTGGAACCACCCGGGCTTCGGAGGCAGCACCGGCGAGCCCTTCCCTCAGCACGACGCCAACGCCATGGACGTGGTGGTCAAGTACGCGCTGCACCGCCTGCACTTCCCGCCTGCACACGTGGTGGTCTATGGCTGGTCCATTGGCGGCTTCACGGCCACCTGGGCCACCATGACATACCCGGAGCTGGGCGCATTGGTCCTCGATGCCACCTTCGACGACCTCGTGCCGCTGGCCGTGAAGGTCATGCCCCACAGCTGGAAAGGACTGGTGGTGCGTACCGTGCGCGAGCACTTCAACCTCAATGTAGCAGAGCAGCTGTGCCGCTACCCCGGGCCGGTGCTGCTGCTCCGGCGCACGCAGGACGACGTGGTCAGCACTTCGGGCCACCTGCGCCCCCTGCCGTCCGGAGACGTGGAAAGCAATCGCGGCAACGAGCTCCTACTGCGCCTGTTACAGCACCGCTACCCGGCTGTGATGGCGCGTGAGGGCCTCGCCATCGTGACTCGCTGGCTGCGCGCTGGCAGCCTGGCACAGGAGGCCGCTTTCTACGCGCGCTACCGCGTGGACGACGAGTGGTGCCTGGAACTGCTGCGCTCCTACCGCGCGAGCTGCGAAGACAAGCAGGAGGACGAGGAGGCCTGGGGGCCCCACGGGCTCGCCTTCCCGTGGCTCGTGGGTCAGGGCCTCAGCCCACGGCGGCGCCGGCAGCTCGCGCTGTTCCTGGCGCGCAAGCATCTCAAGAACGTGGAGGCGACTCACTGCAGTCCGCTGGAGCCTGAGGACTTCCAGTTGCCCTGGACGCTGTAG